The following coding sequences lie in one Paroedura picta isolate Pp20150507F chromosome 10, Ppicta_v3.0, whole genome shotgun sequence genomic window:
- the PCDH10 gene encoding protocadherin-10 isoform X10 — protein MVVLVLFALIWMVEGALSQLHYTVQEEQEHGTFVGNIAEDLGLDITKLSARRFQTVPNSRSPYLDLNLETGVLYVNEKIDREQICKQNPSCQLHLEVFLENPLELFRVEIEVLDINDNPPAFPEPDLTVEISESATPGTRFPLESAFDPDVGTNALRTYEITPNGYFSLDVQTQPDGNRFAELVLSKPLDREQQAVHRYVLTAVDGGQPQQRTGTALLTIRVLDSNDNVPAFEQPVYTVSLPENSPPGTLVLQLNASDPDEGQNGEIIYSFSSHISARARELFGISPRTGRLEVNGELDFEESGVYQVYVQAKDLGPNAVPAHCKVLVRVLDANDNAPEISFSTVKEAVSEAAAPGTVVALFSVSDRDSEENGQVHCELLQGDAPFRLKSSFKNYYTIVTEGPLDREQPGGEAYTLTVVARDLGEPPLSTSKSIQVRVSDVNDNAPRFSQPVYQVYVSENNVPGAYIYAVSASDRDQGANAQLAYSILESQIQGMSVFTYVSINSENGFLYALRSFDYEQLKEFSFQVEARDAGGGEEQEGGGGEEALAGNATVNIVVVDQNDNAPAIVSPLPGRNGTPAREVLPRGAEPGYLVTRVAAVDADDGENARLTYSIVRGNEASLFRMDWRTGELRTARKVPAKRDPQRPYELVIEVRDHGQPPLSSTAALHVLLVDSAVERQGAGAGGGAGGGGGLGPGGAGGPGGEHRPSRSGAGGGGSGGETSLDLTLILIIALGSVSFIFLLAMIVLAVRCQKEKKLNIYTCLASDCCLSCCCCCPCCSRQARARKKKLSKSDIMLVQSSNVPSNPAQVPVEEAASFGSNHHNQNYCYQVCLTPESAKTDLMFLKPCSPSRSTDAEHNPCGAIVTGYTDQQPDIISNGSILSSETKHQRAELSYLVDRPRRVNSSAFQEADIVSSKDSGHGDSEQGDSDHDATNRGQSSGVASPAGKFCLHLERFWL, from the exons ATGGTCGTGCTAGTCCTCTTTGCCTTAATCTGGATGGTGGAGGGGGCCCTGTCGCAGCTTCACTACACCGTGCAAGAGGAGCAAGAGCATGGCACTTTCGTGGGGAATATCGCCGAGGATCTGGGCTTGGACATTACAAAACTTTCGGCTCGCCGCTTCCAGACGGTGCCCAATTCGCGGAGCCCTTACCTGGACCTCAACCTGGAGACCGGGGTGCTGTACGTGAACGAGAAGATCGACCGCGAGCAGATCTGCAAGCAGAACCCGTCGTGCCAGCTGCACCTGGAAGTCTTCCTGGAGAACCCGCTGGAGCTCTTCCGCGTGGAGATCGAAGTGCTCGACATCAACGACAACCCGCCCGCCTTCCCGGAGCCCGACCTGACGGTGGAGATTTCCGAGAGCGCCACGCCGGGCACCCGCTTCCCCCTGGAGAGCGCCTTCGACCCGGACGTGGGCACCAACGCGCTGCGCACCTACGAGATCACCCCGAACGGCTATTTCTCGCTGGACGTGCAGACGCAGCCCGACGGCAACCGCTTCGCCGAGCTGGTGCTGTCCAAGCCCTTGGACCGCGAGCAGCAGGCGGTGCACCGCTACGTGCTGACGGCCGTCGACGGCGGCCAGCCTCAGCAGCGCACCGGCACAGCCCTGCTCACGATCCGAGTGCTGGACTCCAACGACAACGTGCCCGCCTTCGAGCAGCCCGTCTACACCGTCTCCCTGCCAGAGAACTCGCCGCCCGGCACGCTGGTGCTGCAGCTCAACGCCAGCGACCCGGACGAGGGCCAGAATGGCGAGATCATCTACTCCTTCAGCAGCCACATctcggcccgcgcccgcgagctCTTCGGCATCTCGCCGCGGACGGGCCGCCTGGAGGTCAACGGCGAGCTGGACTTCGAGGAGAGCGGCGTCTACCAGGTGTACGTGCAAGCCAAGGACCTGGGGCCCAACGCCGTGCCCGCCCACTGCAAGGTCTTGGTGCGGGTGCTCGACGCCAACGACAACGCGCCCGAGATTAGCTTCTCCACCGTCAAGGAGGCCGTGAGCGAGGCGGCGGCGCCCGGCACGGTGGTGGCCCTGTTCAGCGTCTCCGACCGGGACTCCGAGGAGAACGGGCAAGTGCACTGCGAGCTGCTGCAGGGCGACGCGCCGTTCCGCCTGAAGAGCTCCTTCAAGAACTACTACACCATCGTCACCGAGGGGCCCCTGGACCGCGAGCAGCCCGGCGGCGAGGCCTACACGCTGACGGTGGTGGCGCGGGACCTGGGCGAGCCGCCGCTGAGCACCAGCAAGTCCATCCAGGTGCGCGTCAGCGACGTGAACGACAACGCGCCCCGCTTCTCGCAGCCCGTCTACCAGGTGTACGTGAGCGAAAACAACGTGCCGGGCGCCTACATCTACGCCGTCAGCGCCAGCGACCGCGACCAGGGCGCCAACGCGCAGCTGGCCTACTCCATCCTGGAGAGCCAGATCCAGGGCATGTCGGTCTTCACCTACGTGTCCATCAACTCCGAGAACGGCTTCCTCTACGCCCTGCGCTCCTTCGACTACGAGCAGCTCAAGGAGTTCAGCTTCCAAGTGGAGGCGCGCGACGCCGGCGGGGGCGAGGAGCAGGAGGGCGGGGGCGGCGAGGAGGCGCTGGCCGGCAACGCCACCGTCAACATCGTGGTGGTCGACCAGAACGACAACGCGCCCGCCATCGTCAGCCCGCTGCCCGGCCGCAACGGCACGCCGGCGAGAGAGGTGCTGCCCCGCGGCGCCGAGCCGGGCTACCTGGTGACCCGCGTGGCGGCCGTGGACGCGGACGACGGCGAGAACGCGCGCCTGACCTACAGCATCGTGCGCGGCAACGAGGCCAGCCTCTTCCGCATGGACTGGCGGACCGGCGAGCTGCGCACGGCGCGCAAAGTGCCGGCCAAGCGCGACCCGCAGCGGCCCTACGAGCTGGTCATCGAGGTGCGCGACCACGGCCAGCCGCCGCTCTCGTCCACGGCCGCCCTCCACGTGCTCCTGGTGGACAGCGCGGTGGAGCGGCAGGGGGCGGGCGcgggcggcggcgcgggcggcggaGGAGGGCTGGGCCCCGGCGGGGCGGGAGGGCCCGGCGGCGAGCACCGGCCCAGCCGCTCGGgggccggcggcggcgggagcggcGGCGAGACGTCCCTGGACCTCACGCTGATCCTCATCATCGCCCTGGGCTCGGTGTCCTTCATCTTCCTGCTGGCCATGATCGTGCTGGCCGTGCGCTGCCAGAAGGAGAAGAAGCTCAACATCTACACGTGCCTGGCCAGCGACTGCtgcctcagctgctgctgctgctgcccttgcTGCAGCCGCCAGGCGCGGGCCCGCAAGAAGAAGCTCAGCAAGTCCGACATCATGCTGGTGCAGAGCTCCAACGTGCCCAGCAACCCGGCCCAGGTGCCCGTCGAGGAGGCGGCCAGCTTCGGCTCCAACCACCACAACCAGAACTACTGCTACCAGGTCTGCCTCACGCCCGAGTCGGCCAAGACCGACTTGATGTTCCTCAAGCCCTGCAGCCCCTCGCGCAGCACCGACGCCGAGCACAACCCCTGCGGGGCCATCGTCACCGGGTACACCGACCAGCAGCCCGACATCATCTCCAACGGCAGTATACTGTCCAGCGAG ACTAAACACCAGCGTGCAGAGCTCAGTTATCTAGTTGATAGACCACGGCGGGTAAACAG TTCTGCATTCCAGGAAGCAGACATAGTAAGCTCTAAGGACAGTGGTCATGGAGACAGTGAGCAAGGAGACAGCGATCATGATGCCACTAATCGAGGTCAATCCTCTG GAGTGGCATCTCCAGCAGGAAAATTCTGCCTCCACTTGGAGCGCTTTTGGCTCTAG
- the PCDH10 gene encoding protocadherin-10 isoform X5 — protein sequence MVVLVLFALIWMVEGALSQLHYTVQEEQEHGTFVGNIAEDLGLDITKLSARRFQTVPNSRSPYLDLNLETGVLYVNEKIDREQICKQNPSCQLHLEVFLENPLELFRVEIEVLDINDNPPAFPEPDLTVEISESATPGTRFPLESAFDPDVGTNALRTYEITPNGYFSLDVQTQPDGNRFAELVLSKPLDREQQAVHRYVLTAVDGGQPQQRTGTALLTIRVLDSNDNVPAFEQPVYTVSLPENSPPGTLVLQLNASDPDEGQNGEIIYSFSSHISARARELFGISPRTGRLEVNGELDFEESGVYQVYVQAKDLGPNAVPAHCKVLVRVLDANDNAPEISFSTVKEAVSEAAAPGTVVALFSVSDRDSEENGQVHCELLQGDAPFRLKSSFKNYYTIVTEGPLDREQPGGEAYTLTVVARDLGEPPLSTSKSIQVRVSDVNDNAPRFSQPVYQVYVSENNVPGAYIYAVSASDRDQGANAQLAYSILESQIQGMSVFTYVSINSENGFLYALRSFDYEQLKEFSFQVEARDAGGGEEQEGGGGEEALAGNATVNIVVVDQNDNAPAIVSPLPGRNGTPAREVLPRGAEPGYLVTRVAAVDADDGENARLTYSIVRGNEASLFRMDWRTGELRTARKVPAKRDPQRPYELVIEVRDHGQPPLSSTAALHVLLVDSAVERQGAGAGGGAGGGGGLGPGGAGGPGGEHRPSRSGAGGGGSGGETSLDLTLILIIALGSVSFIFLLAMIVLAVRCQKEKKLNIYTCLASDCCLSCCCCCPCCSRQARARKKKLSKSDIMLVQSSNVPSNPAQVPVEEAASFGSNHHNQNYCYQVCLTPESAKTDLMFLKPCSPSRSTDAEHNPCGAIVTGYTDQQPDIISNGSILSSETKHQRAELSYLVDRPRRVNSSAFQEADIVSSKDSGHGDSEQGDSDHDATNRGQSSGMDLFSNCTEECKALGHSDRCWMPSFVPSDGRQAADYRSNLHVPGMDSVPDTEVFETPEAQPGAERSFSTFGKEKALHSTLERKELDGLLSNTRAPYKPPYLRVASPAGKFCLHLERFWL from the exons ATGGTCGTGCTAGTCCTCTTTGCCTTAATCTGGATGGTGGAGGGGGCCCTGTCGCAGCTTCACTACACCGTGCAAGAGGAGCAAGAGCATGGCACTTTCGTGGGGAATATCGCCGAGGATCTGGGCTTGGACATTACAAAACTTTCGGCTCGCCGCTTCCAGACGGTGCCCAATTCGCGGAGCCCTTACCTGGACCTCAACCTGGAGACCGGGGTGCTGTACGTGAACGAGAAGATCGACCGCGAGCAGATCTGCAAGCAGAACCCGTCGTGCCAGCTGCACCTGGAAGTCTTCCTGGAGAACCCGCTGGAGCTCTTCCGCGTGGAGATCGAAGTGCTCGACATCAACGACAACCCGCCCGCCTTCCCGGAGCCCGACCTGACGGTGGAGATTTCCGAGAGCGCCACGCCGGGCACCCGCTTCCCCCTGGAGAGCGCCTTCGACCCGGACGTGGGCACCAACGCGCTGCGCACCTACGAGATCACCCCGAACGGCTATTTCTCGCTGGACGTGCAGACGCAGCCCGACGGCAACCGCTTCGCCGAGCTGGTGCTGTCCAAGCCCTTGGACCGCGAGCAGCAGGCGGTGCACCGCTACGTGCTGACGGCCGTCGACGGCGGCCAGCCTCAGCAGCGCACCGGCACAGCCCTGCTCACGATCCGAGTGCTGGACTCCAACGACAACGTGCCCGCCTTCGAGCAGCCCGTCTACACCGTCTCCCTGCCAGAGAACTCGCCGCCCGGCACGCTGGTGCTGCAGCTCAACGCCAGCGACCCGGACGAGGGCCAGAATGGCGAGATCATCTACTCCTTCAGCAGCCACATctcggcccgcgcccgcgagctCTTCGGCATCTCGCCGCGGACGGGCCGCCTGGAGGTCAACGGCGAGCTGGACTTCGAGGAGAGCGGCGTCTACCAGGTGTACGTGCAAGCCAAGGACCTGGGGCCCAACGCCGTGCCCGCCCACTGCAAGGTCTTGGTGCGGGTGCTCGACGCCAACGACAACGCGCCCGAGATTAGCTTCTCCACCGTCAAGGAGGCCGTGAGCGAGGCGGCGGCGCCCGGCACGGTGGTGGCCCTGTTCAGCGTCTCCGACCGGGACTCCGAGGAGAACGGGCAAGTGCACTGCGAGCTGCTGCAGGGCGACGCGCCGTTCCGCCTGAAGAGCTCCTTCAAGAACTACTACACCATCGTCACCGAGGGGCCCCTGGACCGCGAGCAGCCCGGCGGCGAGGCCTACACGCTGACGGTGGTGGCGCGGGACCTGGGCGAGCCGCCGCTGAGCACCAGCAAGTCCATCCAGGTGCGCGTCAGCGACGTGAACGACAACGCGCCCCGCTTCTCGCAGCCCGTCTACCAGGTGTACGTGAGCGAAAACAACGTGCCGGGCGCCTACATCTACGCCGTCAGCGCCAGCGACCGCGACCAGGGCGCCAACGCGCAGCTGGCCTACTCCATCCTGGAGAGCCAGATCCAGGGCATGTCGGTCTTCACCTACGTGTCCATCAACTCCGAGAACGGCTTCCTCTACGCCCTGCGCTCCTTCGACTACGAGCAGCTCAAGGAGTTCAGCTTCCAAGTGGAGGCGCGCGACGCCGGCGGGGGCGAGGAGCAGGAGGGCGGGGGCGGCGAGGAGGCGCTGGCCGGCAACGCCACCGTCAACATCGTGGTGGTCGACCAGAACGACAACGCGCCCGCCATCGTCAGCCCGCTGCCCGGCCGCAACGGCACGCCGGCGAGAGAGGTGCTGCCCCGCGGCGCCGAGCCGGGCTACCTGGTGACCCGCGTGGCGGCCGTGGACGCGGACGACGGCGAGAACGCGCGCCTGACCTACAGCATCGTGCGCGGCAACGAGGCCAGCCTCTTCCGCATGGACTGGCGGACCGGCGAGCTGCGCACGGCGCGCAAAGTGCCGGCCAAGCGCGACCCGCAGCGGCCCTACGAGCTGGTCATCGAGGTGCGCGACCACGGCCAGCCGCCGCTCTCGTCCACGGCCGCCCTCCACGTGCTCCTGGTGGACAGCGCGGTGGAGCGGCAGGGGGCGGGCGcgggcggcggcgcgggcggcggaGGAGGGCTGGGCCCCGGCGGGGCGGGAGGGCCCGGCGGCGAGCACCGGCCCAGCCGCTCGGgggccggcggcggcgggagcggcGGCGAGACGTCCCTGGACCTCACGCTGATCCTCATCATCGCCCTGGGCTCGGTGTCCTTCATCTTCCTGCTGGCCATGATCGTGCTGGCCGTGCGCTGCCAGAAGGAGAAGAAGCTCAACATCTACACGTGCCTGGCCAGCGACTGCtgcctcagctgctgctgctgctgcccttgcTGCAGCCGCCAGGCGCGGGCCCGCAAGAAGAAGCTCAGCAAGTCCGACATCATGCTGGTGCAGAGCTCCAACGTGCCCAGCAACCCGGCCCAGGTGCCCGTCGAGGAGGCGGCCAGCTTCGGCTCCAACCACCACAACCAGAACTACTGCTACCAGGTCTGCCTCACGCCCGAGTCGGCCAAGACCGACTTGATGTTCCTCAAGCCCTGCAGCCCCTCGCGCAGCACCGACGCCGAGCACAACCCCTGCGGGGCCATCGTCACCGGGTACACCGACCAGCAGCCCGACATCATCTCCAACGGCAGTATACTGTCCAGCGAG ACTAAACACCAGCGTGCAGAGCTCAGTTATCTAGTTGATAGACCACGGCGGGTAAACAG TTCTGCATTCCAGGAAGCAGACATAGTAAGCTCTAAGGACAGTGGTCATGGAGACAGTGAGCAAGGAGACAGCGATCATGATGCCACTAATCGAGGTCAATCCTCTG GCATGGATCTCTTCTCTAATTGCACGGAAGAATGTAAAGCATTGGGCCACTCGGATCGGTGTTGGATGCCCTCTTTTGTCCCTTCTGATGGACGCCAGGCTGCGGATTACCGCAGCAATCTTCATGTTCCTGGTATGGACTCTGTTCCAGACACTGAAGTGTTTGAAACACCAGAAGCCCAGCCTGGGGCAGAGAGGTCCTTCTCCACCTTTGGCAAAGAGAAGGCCCTTCACAGCACTCTGGAGAGGAAGGAACTGGATGGACTGCTGTCTAATACACGAGCGCCTTACAAACCACCATATTTGA GAGTGGCATCTCCAGCAGGAAAATTCTGCCTCCACTTGGAGCGCTTTTGGCTCTAG
- the PCDH10 gene encoding protocadherin-10 isoform X2 has translation MVVLVLFALIWMVEGALSQLHYTVQEEQEHGTFVGNIAEDLGLDITKLSARRFQTVPNSRSPYLDLNLETGVLYVNEKIDREQICKQNPSCQLHLEVFLENPLELFRVEIEVLDINDNPPAFPEPDLTVEISESATPGTRFPLESAFDPDVGTNALRTYEITPNGYFSLDVQTQPDGNRFAELVLSKPLDREQQAVHRYVLTAVDGGQPQQRTGTALLTIRVLDSNDNVPAFEQPVYTVSLPENSPPGTLVLQLNASDPDEGQNGEIIYSFSSHISARARELFGISPRTGRLEVNGELDFEESGVYQVYVQAKDLGPNAVPAHCKVLVRVLDANDNAPEISFSTVKEAVSEAAAPGTVVALFSVSDRDSEENGQVHCELLQGDAPFRLKSSFKNYYTIVTEGPLDREQPGGEAYTLTVVARDLGEPPLSTSKSIQVRVSDVNDNAPRFSQPVYQVYVSENNVPGAYIYAVSASDRDQGANAQLAYSILESQIQGMSVFTYVSINSENGFLYALRSFDYEQLKEFSFQVEARDAGGGEEQEGGGGEEALAGNATVNIVVVDQNDNAPAIVSPLPGRNGTPAREVLPRGAEPGYLVTRVAAVDADDGENARLTYSIVRGNEASLFRMDWRTGELRTARKVPAKRDPQRPYELVIEVRDHGQPPLSSTAALHVLLVDSAVERQGAGAGGGAGGGGGLGPGGAGGPGGEHRPSRSGAGGGGSGGETSLDLTLILIIALGSVSFIFLLAMIVLAVRCQKEKKLNIYTCLASDCCLSCCCCCPCCSRQARARKKKLSKSDIMLVQSSNVPSNPAQVPVEEAASFGSNHHNQNYCYQVCLTPESAKTDLMFLKPCSPSRSTDAEHNPCGAIVTGYTDQQPDIISNGSILSSETKHQRAELSYLVDRPRRVNSSAFQEADIVSSKDSGHGDSEQGDSDHDATNRGQSSGMDLFSNCTEECKALGHSDRCWMPSFVPSDGRQAADYRSNLHVPGMDSVPDTEVFETPEAQPGAERSFSTFGKEKALHSTLERKELDGLLSNTRAPYKPPYLKLKKEEPYFQFNSKESHKRSGISSRKILPPLGALLALEVSQQERR, from the exons ATGGTCGTGCTAGTCCTCTTTGCCTTAATCTGGATGGTGGAGGGGGCCCTGTCGCAGCTTCACTACACCGTGCAAGAGGAGCAAGAGCATGGCACTTTCGTGGGGAATATCGCCGAGGATCTGGGCTTGGACATTACAAAACTTTCGGCTCGCCGCTTCCAGACGGTGCCCAATTCGCGGAGCCCTTACCTGGACCTCAACCTGGAGACCGGGGTGCTGTACGTGAACGAGAAGATCGACCGCGAGCAGATCTGCAAGCAGAACCCGTCGTGCCAGCTGCACCTGGAAGTCTTCCTGGAGAACCCGCTGGAGCTCTTCCGCGTGGAGATCGAAGTGCTCGACATCAACGACAACCCGCCCGCCTTCCCGGAGCCCGACCTGACGGTGGAGATTTCCGAGAGCGCCACGCCGGGCACCCGCTTCCCCCTGGAGAGCGCCTTCGACCCGGACGTGGGCACCAACGCGCTGCGCACCTACGAGATCACCCCGAACGGCTATTTCTCGCTGGACGTGCAGACGCAGCCCGACGGCAACCGCTTCGCCGAGCTGGTGCTGTCCAAGCCCTTGGACCGCGAGCAGCAGGCGGTGCACCGCTACGTGCTGACGGCCGTCGACGGCGGCCAGCCTCAGCAGCGCACCGGCACAGCCCTGCTCACGATCCGAGTGCTGGACTCCAACGACAACGTGCCCGCCTTCGAGCAGCCCGTCTACACCGTCTCCCTGCCAGAGAACTCGCCGCCCGGCACGCTGGTGCTGCAGCTCAACGCCAGCGACCCGGACGAGGGCCAGAATGGCGAGATCATCTACTCCTTCAGCAGCCACATctcggcccgcgcccgcgagctCTTCGGCATCTCGCCGCGGACGGGCCGCCTGGAGGTCAACGGCGAGCTGGACTTCGAGGAGAGCGGCGTCTACCAGGTGTACGTGCAAGCCAAGGACCTGGGGCCCAACGCCGTGCCCGCCCACTGCAAGGTCTTGGTGCGGGTGCTCGACGCCAACGACAACGCGCCCGAGATTAGCTTCTCCACCGTCAAGGAGGCCGTGAGCGAGGCGGCGGCGCCCGGCACGGTGGTGGCCCTGTTCAGCGTCTCCGACCGGGACTCCGAGGAGAACGGGCAAGTGCACTGCGAGCTGCTGCAGGGCGACGCGCCGTTCCGCCTGAAGAGCTCCTTCAAGAACTACTACACCATCGTCACCGAGGGGCCCCTGGACCGCGAGCAGCCCGGCGGCGAGGCCTACACGCTGACGGTGGTGGCGCGGGACCTGGGCGAGCCGCCGCTGAGCACCAGCAAGTCCATCCAGGTGCGCGTCAGCGACGTGAACGACAACGCGCCCCGCTTCTCGCAGCCCGTCTACCAGGTGTACGTGAGCGAAAACAACGTGCCGGGCGCCTACATCTACGCCGTCAGCGCCAGCGACCGCGACCAGGGCGCCAACGCGCAGCTGGCCTACTCCATCCTGGAGAGCCAGATCCAGGGCATGTCGGTCTTCACCTACGTGTCCATCAACTCCGAGAACGGCTTCCTCTACGCCCTGCGCTCCTTCGACTACGAGCAGCTCAAGGAGTTCAGCTTCCAAGTGGAGGCGCGCGACGCCGGCGGGGGCGAGGAGCAGGAGGGCGGGGGCGGCGAGGAGGCGCTGGCCGGCAACGCCACCGTCAACATCGTGGTGGTCGACCAGAACGACAACGCGCCCGCCATCGTCAGCCCGCTGCCCGGCCGCAACGGCACGCCGGCGAGAGAGGTGCTGCCCCGCGGCGCCGAGCCGGGCTACCTGGTGACCCGCGTGGCGGCCGTGGACGCGGACGACGGCGAGAACGCGCGCCTGACCTACAGCATCGTGCGCGGCAACGAGGCCAGCCTCTTCCGCATGGACTGGCGGACCGGCGAGCTGCGCACGGCGCGCAAAGTGCCGGCCAAGCGCGACCCGCAGCGGCCCTACGAGCTGGTCATCGAGGTGCGCGACCACGGCCAGCCGCCGCTCTCGTCCACGGCCGCCCTCCACGTGCTCCTGGTGGACAGCGCGGTGGAGCGGCAGGGGGCGGGCGcgggcggcggcgcgggcggcggaGGAGGGCTGGGCCCCGGCGGGGCGGGAGGGCCCGGCGGCGAGCACCGGCCCAGCCGCTCGGgggccggcggcggcgggagcggcGGCGAGACGTCCCTGGACCTCACGCTGATCCTCATCATCGCCCTGGGCTCGGTGTCCTTCATCTTCCTGCTGGCCATGATCGTGCTGGCCGTGCGCTGCCAGAAGGAGAAGAAGCTCAACATCTACACGTGCCTGGCCAGCGACTGCtgcctcagctgctgctgctgctgcccttgcTGCAGCCGCCAGGCGCGGGCCCGCAAGAAGAAGCTCAGCAAGTCCGACATCATGCTGGTGCAGAGCTCCAACGTGCCCAGCAACCCGGCCCAGGTGCCCGTCGAGGAGGCGGCCAGCTTCGGCTCCAACCACCACAACCAGAACTACTGCTACCAGGTCTGCCTCACGCCCGAGTCGGCCAAGACCGACTTGATGTTCCTCAAGCCCTGCAGCCCCTCGCGCAGCACCGACGCCGAGCACAACCCCTGCGGGGCCATCGTCACCGGGTACACCGACCAGCAGCCCGACATCATCTCCAACGGCAGTATACTGTCCAGCGAG ACTAAACACCAGCGTGCAGAGCTCAGTTATCTAGTTGATAGACCACGGCGGGTAAACAG TTCTGCATTCCAGGAAGCAGACATAGTAAGCTCTAAGGACAGTGGTCATGGAGACAGTGAGCAAGGAGACAGCGATCATGATGCCACTAATCGAGGTCAATCCTCTG GCATGGATCTCTTCTCTAATTGCACGGAAGAATGTAAAGCATTGGGCCACTCGGATCGGTGTTGGATGCCCTCTTTTGTCCCTTCTGATGGACGCCAGGCTGCGGATTACCGCAGCAATCTTCATGTTCCTGGTATGGACTCTGTTCCAGACACTGAAGTGTTTGAAACACCAGAAGCCCAGCCTGGGGCAGAGAGGTCCTTCTCCACCTTTGGCAAAGAGAAGGCCCTTCACAGCACTCTGGAGAGGAAGGAACTGGATGGACTGCTGTCTAATACACGAGCGCCTTACAAACCACCATATTTGA AACTGAAAAAGGAAGAGCCTTATTTTCAGTTCAATTCGAAGGAAAGCCACAAGAG GAGTGGCATCTCCAGCAGGAAAATTCTGCCTCCACTTGGAGCGCTTTTGGCTCTAGAAGTTTCACAACAAGAGAGAAGATAG